The DNA window ACCCCCGCGCCCGGTTTCTGGAAGTCGATACCGAGCCCGGGGTTTCGGCCTGCCCCCGCAGCGACGAGGAAGCCATCGCCGGGGCCAAAACCCGGGCCCGGCAGGCGAGGGAGAGGGGGCGCGCCGATCTGGGGGTCGGCCTGGAGGGGGGAACGGCCACCATCGACGGAGCGCACATGACCGCGGGCTGGTGCGCTCTTTTCGACGGGGAGCGGTTCCACCTCGGGGGCGGCGGCCACATCGTCCTCCCTCCCGCGGTCGACCGCATGATCGACGGGGAGGGCGCCGAACTCGGAACCGCCATGGACCGCTTGAGCGGGGGGAGCAACACCAAGCAGAAAAACGGAGCCATCGGCATCCTCACCGCCGGCTTGAGTTCCCGGCAACGGGCCTACGAGGACATCATCGCTTACGCTCTGGCTTCCCTGATCTCGGCGGAATGGTACGGAAACCCGGGGGCGGCGGCGCCCCCGGCGGAGGAGGGCGGATGACTTCCCTTCCCCGTTCCCGAAACCACGCCGCGGTCCGAACCGCCCTGAGGGCCGGGGAAGGAAGCCTGGGCCCGAAAACCCGGGCGGCGATCCTGCTGGCGAGCGCGTTTCTGATCGCCC is part of the bacterium genome and encodes:
- a CDS encoding inosine/xanthosine triphosphatase, coding for MLIAVGSHNPIKTAAARATLIRLYPRARFLEVDTEPGVSACPRSDEEAIAGAKTRARQARERGRADLGVGLEGGTATIDGAHMTAGWCALFDGERFHLGGGGHIVLPPAVDRMIDGEGAELGTAMDRLSGGSNTKQKNGAIGILTAGLSSRQRAYEDIIAYALASLISAEWYGNPGAAAPPAEEGG